One genomic region from Deltaproteobacteria bacterium encodes:
- a CDS encoding cation:proton antiporter, protein MTTLAFVLLGVLSLGIVLAFVRLLRGPNIPDRLVALDLLTTVGVGIAALYSIAFDEPVYLDVAIVLALVAFLGTVTFSRYIEKWAHHGD, encoded by the coding sequence ATGACGACCCTGGCCTTCGTTCTGCTCGGGGTGCTGAGTCTGGGCATCGTGCTGGCGTTCGTCCGACTCCTGCGCGGTCCCAACATCCCGGACCGGCTGGTGGCGCTGGACCTGCTGACCACCGTGGGCGTGGGCATCGCCGCCCTCTACTCCATCGCCTTCGACGAGCCGGTCTACCTGGACGTGGCCATCGTGCTGGCGCTGGTGGCGTTCCTGGGGACGGTGACGTTCTCTCGCTACATCGAGAAATGGGCACACCATGGCGACTGA
- a CDS encoding Na+/H+ antiporter subunit E — MTVLLWNIMLALSWAALTEEVSALNLAVGFVIGFAILYAVRRLLRPSRYFEKLWQGVRLGSLFAWELLLANLRIAYEVVTPSHSMKPGVVAIPLDAETDAEITLLANLITLTPGTLSLDVSDDRRVLYIHAMYVDDAEELRRSIKDGFEKRVLELLR; from the coding sequence ATGACCGTCCTCTTGTGGAACATCATGCTGGCGCTGAGCTGGGCGGCGTTGACCGAGGAGGTGTCGGCGCTGAACCTCGCCGTCGGTTTCGTCATAGGCTTCGCGATCCTGTACGCGGTGCGCCGGCTGCTGCGGCCGTCGCGGTACTTCGAGAAGCTGTGGCAGGGAGTCCGGCTCGGCTCGCTGTTCGCCTGGGAGCTGCTGCTGGCGAACCTGCGCATCGCCTACGAGGTGGTGACGCCGTCGCACAGCATGAAGCCCGGCGTGGTGGCGATCCCGCTGGACGCGGAGACCGACGCCGAGATCACGTTGCTGGCGAACCTCATAACCCTGACTCCGGGCACCCTGAGCCTGGACGTGTCGGACGACCGGCGCGTGCTCTACATTCACGCCATGTACGTGGACGATGCCGAGGAGCTGCGCCGGTCCATCAAGGACGGTTTCGAGAAACGCGTCCTGGAGTTGCTGCGATGA
- the mnhG gene encoding monovalent cation/H(+) antiporter subunit G, with translation MATDIICAAFMIIGTAFMFLGCVGILRMPDLLTRMQTATKPPTLGVFCLMVSAAIYFPEIGVTIRVLAITLFVFLTAPVAAHMIGRAGYQVGVKFWKGTVMDELKDKYRGTSIDS, from the coding sequence ATGGCGACTGACATCATCTGCGCCGCGTTCATGATCATCGGCACCGCCTTCATGTTCCTGGGGTGCGTGGGCATCCTGCGCATGCCGGACCTGCTCACCCGCATGCAGACCGCCACCAAGCCTCCTACCCTGGGCGTGTTCTGCCTGATGGTTTCCGCGGCGATCTACTTTCCGGAAATCGGCGTCACCATCCGGGTCCTGGCCATCACGCTCTTCGTCTTCCTCACCGCCCCCGTGGCCGCGCACATGATCGGGCGGGCCGGCTACCAGGTGGGCGTCAAGTTCTGGAAGGGGACGGTGATGGACGAGCTGAAGGACAAGTACCGCGGCACGTCCATCGACTCGTGA